The genome window GCTCTCCAGATCGGTCACAGGGCGGGCTGGGGCTTGGCCTTGCTCTAGCACGCAGCTTGGTTGAGCTACACGGCGGCAGTGTTAGAGCAACCAGTGCTGGTTTAGGTAGGGGTAGTACGTTTACTATTCGCTTGCCGCGCGCCGACGAAAGAGAGGAAATTCGCAGTCACGAGATTCCACTGGCTAGGCCTAGACCAGACCCTTTCAACGCATCACATGCGTCACTTCGCATCCTGATAGTGGACGACAACGTGGACGCCGCGTATACGCTTAACGTGTTCCTAACTGCAGCCCAACATAGTGTTCAGGTAGCTCACAGCGCGGCCGCCGCCCTCAAAATTGCAGAACAGTTTTCGCCCCAAGTTTGTCTACTTGATATAGGTCTCCCAGGTATAAATGGCAACGAGTTAGCACGACTTCTCCGAAAGTTGCCGCAAACCGCTGGCGCCACATTAGTTGCCGTAACCGGGTATGGCGCTCAGCATGACCGTGATGCTGCAGAGGATGCTGGCTTTGATCATTACATGGTAAAGCCAGTTGATACTTCGGCGCTAACTTCAATACTTTACGGAAGATCCATCGAATCTGAATCGTAGAGCGTCGACTGCTTCGAACGGGATAATCTCGGCTGGCAAGAGGGGTGCTACGATCATTTTGTGATTGCGAATGTCTCCCATGCCTATGGCATGTTTCCGCCGGCGAGCCCGGCGGTTTTTTTTGACATACGGTACGGTGGCTGTAAAAAACCGGCAATTTCGGGCTGTGTAAATAGTCTTCGGCACCAGTAAGCCGATAAAGGCTCTGAGGGTCGAACCTGGAAGGCTTTGTAGTTTCTAGAGGCGCAAACGTCACGTAGAAGAGGCGAAAGCAGGACATTGGCTGCACTGTTTCCCGTCACGCTCGATGAGCAAACTGCACGGGATGCCCTTGTCCGCGTGGTCGATGCGTGGATCTGGAGCCTGAATCTGGCGACGACGAGTTCACGAAGAGCGAAGCCCGGCGGAAGGGACGTCCCCCTGTACGACCCGGCGGACCGGTGTAATCTGTACATGTGCGGTTACTTCAATGGCTTGCGCTCATCGGGTGCGCACGACCGGCCGGTTGACTGTGTCGCGGATGCGCAGGCTTGGTCGCAGACCATTGTGCCGCGACGGCACTCGCTAAAGTCTAGCCTCGGGCCGGCTGAGGTAGCCCAGCTCGAACGCGTGGGACCGCAGTCTGACACCGAAGATCATGACCAATCCCAAAACGAAAGGTAATCTTGAACGCATCCGAGCACATCGTCGACGCTTACTTCCGCCTGGTTCGTGGCTGCTTCACCTTAGGCGACAAGAAGGTCGTCAAGGGCAACAATCGGCAGCTGGACCTTCTCGCGTACCACTTGAAAACGCGCGAGGCGTTCCACATTGAAGTCGGGGTGACTCATCGAATGAACTGGTGCGTGCCGTTGGACGAGCTTGGCCCTCAGTTTGACAAGAAATTCTTCGGCATGCCCGAAGAGCGCAAGGGCGCTGCGAACGGCACGACAGACTTCGAAAAAGGGAAGGTGTATTGGGAGCAGATCAATGCCACCTACGAGGATGTTGGGTTCGTGCCAGACGAGGTGAAGCGAGTATGGATCTGCTGGATTGTGAAAGGTGCTGACGGGGCTTCCCCCGTTGAGACGCAGTTCTACTCCAAGCACTTGAACCGCACGTTCCCGATTCAGATCCTTAGCCTTCGAGACTTCGTCCTGCCACGCTTGCAGGACAAGATCGGCACAGCGAACTATGACGATGAGTTGCTTCGGGTGCTCGGGTTCGTTAAGCAGCGCGAATTGCAGACCGCTATGGTGCCGAGGTGCGAACCTTAGGGTCTCTGGCGTGGCGCTGGCCTGGCGGGGTCGCTTGCTTACTTGGGTACTGTCGCCAGTGCCTGCATGAGGCGCATTCCTTCCGACGTTAGGAAGATTAAATCAGCCTCCAGTACCTCACGGCAGTGAAACGCTGTGTTTCGAACAGGTCCGATGCGTCGAAGAGATTCTCTCACGTCCTCTTGCTGTTTGAAGATACCCTTAAACACCTCCTCCCACTGTGGCTTTCCAGTGATGATCAACGAGTAGTCTGTAAAATCAGCGTACTCGATCAGATCGGCCTGGGGGCGGCCCTGCGCATTGTCCTTGGCTTGCTTTTCCTGCCAGCGCTCACGCATATCCGGCCGCAGCTTTTGTTTTATCCAAGCTGGACCGTACTGCTTGGCCATGACTGCGCTGATCACGTCACGCAAGCGTTTTTCGAGTATGCGAAGAGCCTTGCAAACCATTAGGTACCGGTCTTGTCCTGGCCCAGTGAATACCGCATGGAATTCGAACGGTGTCAGGATGACCGCTGCCGGATTGCGCACTATGATCTTGCTCTCAGCTTCGACGAGAACCTCGCCCGGCATGTCTCTCAACTCATTGCGCAGTCCCAAATCCGTGTACATCTCGAGCCGCGCTGAGGTATCTTGGGGCGTTTGACCATCGTCGGTACCTTTATCTCGATAATCTCCCAGCTCGAAACGCATGTAGGCAGAGATGCGAGGATCGAAGGGGTCCACGTGCCGGGCTGCGGCGAACAAGGCTCCGGCCTCCGCAATGCCGATGGCTGAACCGACCAGATCATTCAAGTTGGCCCACGGTGTTTGGATGGACTCGATCAAGGTTGTGAGGTCGTAGTTCCGGGACAGTGTCTCACGGAGCCGCGTGAAGGCCTGGTAGTCGGGCTGTTTGAGTCTGGCGGCTGCAGCAAGAGTAACCGAGGCAGTAGCCAATGGATCGAGCAGGGTGAATTGCTTAGTAACGCTGCCCCTGAGGTGGCCCGCCACCAGGCTTTCAGTGAACGTGGCACGCAGTGATGCCAGGTGTGCCGTCCCGTGGAAGTCCTTGGCTATTGCCGATATCTGTTCAAGCTGGCGGTCATAGTTCGCGCGGAAGCCTTCGACGATCTGATCGACAGTTGCCTTCGCTGGAAGATTGAGCCGCTCTACCAGCCGCGCTGCTTGAGCAACGGCGCCACGATTGCTTGCATCGAGGGCCGCTTCCGCTGCCGTTGCGTAGGTGGGCTCAATGAGCTTTGTGTACCGGTCGTGCGCAGCAATCAAAGATTGGGCAACGCTAACGTCGCGCAGAGTCGTGTTGTCTCGTTCCGATAGAAGGTTCGCGCGACGCGTGGTGCCATCCTTGGCCCCACCTTTGTCCCTTGTCGGAGATGTTTCCTGGCTGGGCGTAGGGTCGTCATTCATCGTCAAGGTCCATGTCGTGGGAAGCGGCTGCTTCAAGCGCGTGGTTTCGTAGTATACCTGCGACCTTGTATTCCTTTGGCGGTATCCCTGCTTTGATATCGTAATCAAGTACGCGGCTGCACTTTCTGTATGCTAGACTCTTGTCTCGGCAACAACTTACTTACTCTTCGATGAAGAACTTTAGGCGCCTAGCTTCCTGACTGCGGAGGCAACCACTCTGAGCAGCTCTAACTTATGTCCTTGCATGGACAGGTTAGTTTGCGTGTGGTTTAGGCGATTTGAGTTTGAAAATGTGATTGAGGAGAGTAGGAATGTGCAAGATGCGCGTGTGGTGCCGTAATACGTCTAACGAAGAAGTCTTCTTTGACGACGTTGTAATTGAGTCCCGGCTCTTCAAAGAGCCTGCGGACATCGCTGAGATTATTCGCCGAACTTATGACCGCGAAGCACCGCACGTCGAGGTCCTGAAGATCACCCAGCTGCTGTTAGTCGAGCGGGACTTCCACTGACATGGTCGATCGTTCCATTGCCCAGCGTGTTTTCGACGATGCCCGGCTGCGCCACCGCCGTGTAAGCCTGTTCGTTCGAAGATCTGCCTTACCGCGATACCCGTCCTCCCCGAATTCCAGCTCAGTACAATCGAACCTCTTCTGGACGCAACTCCCCTGTCTCCCACTGAAGTAGGGGTGCGCCTGGCCACGCCGCTGGAGTAGATCTGCAACCAGTCAAAGCACCCACTGCGGAGCTCCCCACTGCGCAGGCGAACGAGGCCAGAATGTTGAAATAAAAGTAAGGGTCGCTACCATTGGTCAGGCCGTAGACCTCGGGCTCCAATCACTCTTCAGTCCCAAGGGCGGCCTCGAACGATGCAGTTTCCATGGGCTTCGACTGCAAAACATGTGCAAGGTGTTCCGCCTTCACGCAGAGACATACCACGGCTTAAGCGAATATTGGGAGCCACTGAGAGCATAAGGATTGTCTGCAATGGGTCGAAAGGGGACGTACGCGGCCGTAGTTCGGCAGCTTAGATTGCGGCCTGTTCTCAGACGGATTGATGCCATGTCCCAAGCACTTCTCCCCGAAGATCTTTGGGCGGTTGTAGCAGTTCATCTTCAACTCATCGCAGATTGCCAAAAGGCGGACGGAGACGTATCAACGATCGTGCGACCCTAACCGGCATCCTGTTTGTGCTCAAGACCAAGATACTTTGGGAATACCTGCCGCGCGAACCCGGATGTGGCAGTGGCATGACTTGTTCGCGCCGGCTCCACGAATGTATCAAAGCGGGCGATTGGCAGCGCATCCACGAGGCGTTCTTCGACAACTGCGCGAGCACGACTAGATCATGTGGGATCGAGCTTGCATTGACGCTGCCAGTGTACCCGCCCCTGCGGGTGGCGAGCATCGGGTCTTGACCCAACCGATCGTGGCAAGCTCGGCCGCACACACCATCTGCTCGTCAATCAACGTGGGTTGCCGCTGGTAGCCAAGATCTCGGGCACCCAAGTGCATGACTCGCGCTTCCGTATTCCACTCGTAGAAGCTATCCCATCTGTTAAGGAGGGTGTCCGGTCGTTGGCGCAAACGCCTAAATTAGCTGCATGCCGATCGAGCGTACGCTTAACGAGCGGCTTGCGCCTGGCTGCGCCGACGAGGCATTGCAGCACGTATCGCGCGATATCGTGTGGAGTCTCCTGAAAGTCTCGGCATGTCGAACGGTTTTGTTAAGCGTTCTTAGTCAAGCTGTTCGAGCCTACAACCTGAATCGCCTGACCGCCTGGAAGAGCACCGACTGGACGCTGGTTACCGTCCGAGCCTGAAGTCTTAAACCTGCAAATAAGATGCCCCGCTTTCGCAGGGCATCTTTTTTACTGCTCGGACCTTTGCAGACTCCTTACACAACCTGAATTTGGGGGGGGTAACTCGGCTCGCCGTTATGAGTTCCAGTTGTCAACGATGAATTTTTGCGCTCCAGGGAGCAGATTCGACATATGACAATTCGACGCAGAGATTACGATCAATGAGTCGTTTTTGTCTAGCGAAGCACTGACAGCTTGGAAGATTTGCGCTTGACCTAGCTCACTTCTCAGATAGAACAGCGACTTTTGAGCACGGACTGAAGCACCTAGGGTCCTGATCGCCGCCTCTATCCTCTTATAATCCTGCCCAGGCGAGTTGAGATCGTAAGAAATGAAATAATTTGACTTAGCCATTAGTCACCGTTAACAATAAGTTGGTTTAGATTGTCCAAGTGTACAGTGCGCTACCAACAATGACTCTAGTTCTTCAGCTTTTGCTGCAGTCCTTCGTTGGCATCGAACATTGACACGGCGCCTAAGGTCGAGCTCGCCCGTTCCTCATTTTGCAGCACATCCCAATGCTCAGCAAGTTTGCCATCTTCAACTCGGAAGATATCAACAACAACCTGTGGAACGTTTGCCCATCCACGGATCCTTCCATGGATTGCAACCAAATCCCCCTCGGCAATCATCAAGCCTGGTTCGTAGAAGACATCCTCAGACATTTGCGAGACCAAGGTCTTCAGAGCATCGCGGCCTTGCGGAATATGTGGATTATGCTGAATGTAGTCAGCGGCATAAAGTCGCTCAACTGTCGAAGCATCGCGCTTTTGGAACAGGGAGGTCATGGCTTCTAAGACGATCTCCTTGTTCCGTTGGGGGCGGTCATCGAACTCCTGGTTGGCGCTGCGAATAATTTCAAACGAGCCGTTCATCCGGAGGAATTTTCCGTTCGGAAGAGTGGCGTTGGAGTAAACGACGCAGCGATCGTAATCTTGAATGTTTGTGACGGTCGATCCGTCGTTCTCCTGCCAACTCACGGCGAAAATGCTATTGCCGAGCGGGACCACTTCGATGTCGACCACTTCCGCGTGGGCAAAAGGGCCTTCCTTGATCTCAAACTTAAGCTGTTGGGTAGACAACAAAGTTAAGTTTGCCCTGAACTGAGCATATGTAACTTCGATCTCCATCCCAACTGGGAAGCGTTCAATGGACATATTTATCCTTAAAATAAAAGCTGACGCGGTTGAAAACAATGTCAATAAATGGAAGATTTAGTTTCACATCGTATGACTGCCTCCAGAACTGGCAACTCGTAGGCCAGCTGAACTGATTATGAATAAGCTCTTGATCCTTGCTCAACAAGGAGGCCAACCGGAGCAGAATCGCGATCGGCCTGAGTGTTCACATTCAATCAGCCTGCGGCTGCCGGGACGGGAGTATTTAGCAGTTGCTGTTCCCAGAGGTACGCGATGCCGCTACCGCCAGCGTGCTGAACGAGAACGTCAACAAGCGCTCCAGCCGTTTCCATACGCGCCCAATCACGTTGCCATTCAGCCGTCAACGCGGTCCATGTAATCATGTTCACGCCGGCAGCGAGCATACGTTGAATGGCTACTTGATGAGCCTCGACTGATACACCGCCACAAGCGTCAGTAACAACGGTAACGTCCCAACCTTCACCCACGGCCTGAATCGCTGGCATTGCCACGCAAACCTCGGTCCACAGGCCGGCCAAGATCAACTGCTTGCGGCCGGTTGCCTTAACTACCTCTACAACCTTAGGGTCTTCCCAGGTATTGATGAAGGTGCGGTCGATTGGTTTCTGCTCCGGGAAGACTTCAGCAACTGTAGGGAACAGCTTACCTCCGCGGTCCTCGATAACAGTGGTCAGAATTGTCGGGACATTGAATGCTTTCGCTGCTTTCGCCAGACCTGTCGTGTTGTTGATGATCATTTGCGGTTCGTGGCTGTTCAAATTAGCCATCTGATAAGGCTGATGATCAATCAGAACAAGTACAGAGTCTTCTGGACGCAGCAGAGACTTCAGGCCGTTACGTAAAGTCATTTTCGTTTCCTCGTATTGATGGTTTGAGAGCAATGTCCGGACAGTAGCGATTGCCTGTGTCGGAGTTAGCATTTTCCTGCGGTGCCACTCGGCCTGCTAGTGCTGCTGATTGACGAGCTGTGTCGCACTTCACGCAACATGCATCAATAGCGCTGTAATCAACTGTTCCCGAGAAGTGAAGAGAGCGAATAAGACGATGTATTGGAGAAATAATAATACGCTGCCCATTCTATATTTGCTTGCAAAGTCGCCTTGATTCTAACGAAGCGACTGCCGCGCGACGTAAATATCCTAGCTCGATAGAAGGGGTGTTCCCCTTTCGGCAAAACATATTCGCATCGTTCATACAACTACGACGCAATCCGGACTCAAGTATTCTAGCTAACGCCATTCGCGCTTGCACGAGAGTTGCGCTAGCAAAGTGGTACAACGAGTTAGCGATAGATGACGTAGACGGCGCGGGTTCCGCGTACTTTTAAAGGAGAAACATCATGAAATTTGTAGCTAGTCTAACCCTTGCCATCGTTCTGTTAGTGGGGCTTACCATGCAATCGCGCTCCGCGACGGTATCAGTCGCAGTTCGCCCGACTATTGTTTTAGTGCATGGCGCCTTTGCCGATGCAACTAGCTGGAGTGAAGTGGCAGCAGCACTACGAACAAATGGCTACCGCGTGATAGGCGTCGCCAATCCGCTGCGCAGTGTGAAAATTGACGCGGAAGAAGTATCAAATGTCGTAAAAAGCATCAACGGTCCTGTAGTGCTAGTGGGACACTCTTATGGCGGCTCGGTTATCTCCAGCGCGGCGATCGGAAATCCGAATGTCAGGAGCTTGGTGTACGTGGCGGCCTTTGCACCAGATCATGGAGAAACGGCGCTCGAACTCTCGAGTCGTTTTCCAGGCGGAACGCTTGGTCAAGCACTGGCGGAACCGGTCAGAACCGCGAATGGCGGAAAAAACTTATATATTGACCAAGACAAATTTCACAAGCAATTTGCAGCTGATCTTCCAAAGAATCGAGCCGCATTGATGGCGATGTCACAACGGCCAATTGCCGAGGCAGCTTTAACCGAAGCGTCAGGAGCGCCAGCTTGGAAAAGTCTTCCATCGTATTTCATTTTCGGTACGGGAGACAAAAATATTCCAGTAGCCGCTCTTAGCTTCATGGCTGAGAGGGCGAAGTCAAGAAAGACAGTGTCAATTCCCGGCGCCTCGCATGTCGTAATGATTTCCCATTCAAACGCTGTCGCCAGATTAATAGACGAGGCCGCGCAACCCAACTAACTAAGAGATTCAGAACGGTGTTCAATCTGTAAAGCCAATTTATCTTTCCAATGACTTGATGCTCGGGTGCGGGTATTGGTAGTGAAGTAAGAGTAAGCACCGGTGAGTGTTAGCTCGCCGGTGCAAAAGGACCTCGTGATCTTCTGTCTTGCGCTTTAAAAATATGCAACTACCATCCTAAGAATAACGTTTGACTGTTATATATTGAACGGTACGACCATAAATCTCAACCGTTCTGTTGTCAAGAATGCACAATTGTGACTCCGAAACCGAGGGGAAGTCGGAATGTTCGTAATCTAAAGCTGCGCGAACGTGTGGAGGCGGCCCCGACGCTGGGAGTGCCCATCGTATGGACGATAAGAGGAAACCAATCAGCGACGCAAGTGGCAATCGCCTGTCGCCAAGGTAAGCATCAAGAGGCTGAGTATCTTTGATGACCAAATGAGGGCGATTGAACTTCTTGTTCACTACCGATCGCGGGCTATATCAGCGATCGAAGTATGTGACGTCGAGATTGCAGCCTTATCTGAGCCGGGTTTCCATTTGCATGCTATATTACGCGCGAAGTCAAAAAATTGCAGGTCTGATAACGCACGCGCGCTTTGGCTACGTGATGAACGTGTGCAGCGCGCTCTGGAGGGGGGGGGCGGCCGTATGTATGATGATTTTATACTTCCAGAGAATGTTGCCGAATTGACTAGCTCAACAGGTTCCTGGAACGGAATAACTGTTGAGAAGCACGCGTTCACGTGTACTGGCCGGATTTTGTTTCCAGTGCAACGCCCAATGGAACTAACTTGGGTGACGGCGCAGTTTGAAGAGGTTGGGAGGGACTGCGTACAGGCGAGGACAAAGCCCAACGCGCCAAATCCCGTTGCCTACAAGCCGCGCTCTTTATACATTGCGCCGGCGGAAATGGAAATTTGGGCGTATTGTCGAGATGCCAGCTATCTCGGTGGTGCTACCATTTGTTTTGATGCGACCGCGATACAGGAACGTCTTCAAATTTGCGCGCCTGCCGAAACCCTCAATTACCCAAGGTTCCGTTTCCTGAACGACGAACTATGGACCTTGATAAAGCTGCTAAGCGATGCAATTGGCAACTCCGATCCGACTGCCCAACTGTATGGGGATGCACTCAGCGCTGCGATTGCAGCTAAGCTCTTTGAGCAAGGTAAGGTTGAAAAACGATATCATTGCGTACTTTCGCCAATTCAGTTGAAAGATGCGCTCAGCTATCTTGAAAACGCAATGCCAGCAAAAGTCGAGCTTTCCGCACTAGCAAAACTGGCTGGTCTTTCTCAGTCACATTACTGTCGCGCGTTTAAGGCCTCGACAGGACTCGCACCTTATCAATGGCAACTTCGAGCGCGTGTCGATCGGGCCAAGTTCTTGCTGTTAAATACTAGTCAGTGTCTCGAAGAAGTTGCCGATTCTACTGGCTTTTCGGATGCCGCCCACTTTGGTCGAATCTTTCGCAAAATGACTGGCGCTAGCCCAGTAGCATGGCGCGCGGATATGCTTAAGTAGCCGAGATGCCTCTGCCGTGATCGCTAACTAATTGTGATACTCGAAATACTGGGCAAACAATATGCAATCGTGGACTTGACTATAAGAAATCGCTCTACTTTAGCAGGCTTCCCGTTCTAACCATCAACCTCAAATAGCGCGCGAGACCTGAAGAAAGCTCGATGCCAATGTCACGATTTTTATCTTACTAATCGATCGGCAGGTAGTCAAAATCCGAGGCGTTGAAAACCGAGTGCGATCTAGGAATTGGACATCTTTGCATACCATTTAATTTCCTCATTGCATATATTCGAGCTCGCTTTAATCACTCCAGGATCCTGAGGAAAATTTCAGTAGTAGACGCGAAAATTCGAATGCTGGGCTGGAAATACCTTACTTAGGCAGCAATTGCGTACATGATGCATCGCTTTTTATATGATTATGGCAAGAAGTATTTGCGCAATTTTGCGTACTTGAATGAGTAGAGATCACTATCCAAGCACGACATGGGCGCGTTGCGTTAGGGGGCAAAGTATCTGAAGGTCCAGTCGCCCTACACTCGTGCTTGAAGATCGCTAGGAACTTCTGGTAGGGCTTCATTTTCGTTTCCTTAAGCATTGTCAGTTTTTTTGATTCCAGACTTATCAAACTCCGACGCTTCGATATGTTTCCAACAGGTGTCATCTCCAACACTTGAGTTGAATACGAAGCCATTAGTGGATGGAGCGCGCTCCAATAGATAATAATCGCGTTCGGTCAATCTCGCGCATTTTCATGTAATCAAAGATATGAGAGCTGAAACTCTTTGCTTACCCATTGGCGTTAAGGAGCTTCGCTTAACTAACTCGTGGCGTAAGTCATTGAACTGAACAACGAGGCAATCACTATAAACTTTCCGAATCTAACGTGTGCTCACCTGTCTCACCAGGTGCTTGCCCGCTCTGGACCATTGAAACAATCATGCTCCAAATCGCCGCAATCGCTGCAATAAAACCTGAGTTTAAATAAGTGAC of Massilia sp. KIM contains these proteins:
- a CDS encoding Swt1 family HEPN domain-containing protein; translated protein: MNDDPTPSQETSPTRDKGGAKDGTTRRANLLSERDNTTLRDVSVAQSLIAAHDRYTKLIEPTYATAAEAALDASNRGAVAQAARLVERLNLPAKATVDQIVEGFRANYDRQLEQISAIAKDFHGTAHLASLRATFTESLVAGHLRGSVTKQFTLLDPLATASVTLAAAARLKQPDYQAFTRLRETLSRNYDLTTLIESIQTPWANLNDLVGSAIGIAEAGALFAAARHVDPFDPRISAYMRFELGDYRDKGTDDGQTPQDTSARLEMYTDLGLRNELRDMPGEVLVEAESKIIVRNPAAVILTPFEFHAVFTGPGQDRYLMVCKALRILEKRLRDVISAVMAKQYGPAWIKQKLRPDMRERWQEKQAKDNAQGRPQADLIEYADFTDYSLIITGKPQWEEVFKGIFKQQEDVRESLRRIGPVRNTAFHCREVLEADLIFLTSEGMRLMQALATVPK
- a CDS encoding transposase, encoding MPKGGRRRINDRATLTGILFVLKTKILWEYLPREPGCGSGMTCSRRLHECIKAGDWQRIHEAFFDNCASTTRSCGIELALTLPVYPPLRVASIGS
- a CDS encoding nuclear transport factor 2 family protein, with amino-acid sequence MSIERFPVGMEIEVTYAQFRANLTLLSTQQLKFEIKEGPFAHAEVVDIEVVPLGNSIFAVSWQENDGSTVTNIQDYDRCVVYSNATLPNGKFLRMNGSFEIIRSANQEFDDRPQRNKEIVLEAMTSLFQKRDASTVERLYAADYIQHNPHIPQGRDALKTLVSQMSEDVFYEPGLMIAEGDLVAIHGRIRGWANVPQVVVDIFRVEDGKLAEHWDVLQNEERASSTLGAVSMFDANEGLQQKLKN
- a CDS encoding hydrolase, producing the protein MTLRNGLKSLLRPEDSVLVLIDHQPYQMANLNSHEPQMIINNTTGLAKAAKAFNVPTILTTVIEDRGGKLFPTVAEVFPEQKPIDRTFINTWEDPKVVEVVKATGRKQLILAGLWTEVCVAMPAIQAVGEGWDVTVVTDACGGVSVEAHQVAIQRMLAAGVNMITWTALTAEWQRDWARMETAGALVDVLVQHAGGSGIAYLWEQQLLNTPVPAAAG
- a CDS encoding alpha/beta fold hydrolase; its protein translation is MKFVASLTLAIVLLVGLTMQSRSATVSVAVRPTIVLVHGAFADATSWSEVAAALRTNGYRVIGVANPLRSVKIDAEEVSNVVKSINGPVVLVGHSYGGSVISSAAIGNPNVRSLVYVAAFAPDHGETALELSSRFPGGTLGQALAEPVRTANGGKNLYIDQDKFHKQFAADLPKNRAALMAMSQRPIAEAALTEASGAPAWKSLPSYFIFGTGDKNIPVAALSFMAERAKSRKTVSIPGASHVVMISHSNAVARLIDEAAQPN
- a CDS encoding helix-turn-helix domain-containing protein — its product is MRAIELLVHYRSRAISAIEVCDVEIAALSEPGFHLHAILRAKSKNCRSDNARALWLRDERVQRALEGGGGRMYDDFILPENVAELTSSTGSWNGITVEKHAFTCTGRILFPVQRPMELTWVTAQFEEVGRDCVQARTKPNAPNPVAYKPRSLYIAPAEMEIWAYCRDASYLGGATICFDATAIQERLQICAPAETLNYPRFRFLNDELWTLIKLLSDAIGNSDPTAQLYGDALSAAIAAKLFEQGKVEKRYHCVLSPIQLKDALSYLENAMPAKVELSALAKLAGLSQSHYCRAFKASTGLAPYQWQLRARVDRAKFLLLNTSQCLEEVADSTGFSDAAHFGRIFRKMTGASPVAWRADMLK